One Pseudorhodoplanes sinuspersici DNA segment encodes these proteins:
- a CDS encoding branched-chain amino acid ABC transporter permease, giving the protein MSKPGTPMTPHDYLRAQTRWHPLEYVFWLATLLPFVLFPNYLSLASQIAITALFALSLDLILGYAGIVSLGHAAFFGIGAYTAGIISKYGISDPILGLFIAALLTGIVGFATSFIISRFKHLALIMITLGLGFLVHELANSAHWLTGGADGLQGIRIGDLLGYFEFDLWGRTAYTYSLAVLFLMFLLVRRLTNSPFGLALRGIRENSVRMPAIGAPSAAHIRKVYTMSAAIAGIAGALLAQTTSTVSLGVLDFQRSADVLVMLVLGGAGMMYGGLIGAIIFMVARDQFSGINPQYWYFWIGLLLVTVVMVLPNGILGGLSHLYRMIRGRRS; this is encoded by the coding sequence ATGAGCAAGCCCGGCACACCGATGACCCCGCACGACTATCTTCGCGCACAGACGCGCTGGCACCCGCTGGAATATGTGTTCTGGCTGGCAACGCTTTTGCCATTCGTACTGTTTCCGAACTATCTGTCGCTGGCGAGCCAGATCGCCATCACAGCCTTGTTCGCGCTCTCGCTCGATCTCATTCTCGGTTATGCCGGCATCGTCTCGCTCGGCCACGCCGCCTTCTTCGGCATCGGCGCCTATACCGCCGGCATCATTTCGAAATACGGCATCAGCGATCCGATTCTCGGCCTGTTTATCGCGGCTTTACTCACCGGCATTGTCGGCTTTGCCACGAGCTTCATCATCTCGCGCTTCAAGCATCTCGCGCTGATCATGATCACGCTCGGTCTTGGTTTCCTCGTCCATGAACTCGCCAATTCGGCGCATTGGCTCACCGGCGGCGCCGATGGATTGCAGGGCATCCGCATCGGCGACCTGCTCGGCTATTTCGAATTCGATCTCTGGGGCCGGACCGCCTACACCTATTCATTGGCGGTGCTGTTCCTTATGTTCCTTCTCGTGCGGCGGCTGACCAATTCGCCATTCGGTCTGGCTTTGCGCGGCATTCGCGAGAATTCCGTGCGCATGCCGGCGATCGGTGCACCAAGCGCTGCGCATATCCGCAAAGTTTACACGATGTCCGCTGCCATTGCCGGCATCGCCGGCGCGCTGCTGGCGCAGACGACCTCGACCGTGTCGCTCGGCGTGCTCGACTTCCAGCGCTCCGCCGACGTCCTCGTGATGCTGGTGCTCGGCGGCGCGGGCATGATGTATGGCGGACTGATCGGCGCCATTATCTTCATGGTGGCGCGCGACCAGTTCTCCGGCATCAATCCGCAATACTGGTATTTCTGGATCGGCCTCTTGCTGGTGACTGTCGTAATGGTGCTGCCGAACGGTATCCTGGGCGGCCTGTCGCATCTCTATCGCATGATCCGGGGGCGCCGCTCATGA
- a CDS encoding FadR/GntR family transcriptional regulator has product MNTQTKLIARAGEPFVAGRSGSLSAQIVSDVREALFEKRLKPGEPIGTEKDLAARYGVSRIVARDALRTLQALGIAEIRMGKGGGARVARGNPRLFAEALAVQLDLTGVSAAEVMDAQRAIEALAAELAAEHATAADHARLKRLLAEAESIIDNGDAYTRSCREFHLAITEASHNRVLVVQFISLNHISWPAHNRTLTPEVARRVLAVHKELASLIEMRDAAGARKLMDDHVKMIRARRVSERDHPHDGCC; this is encoded by the coding sequence GTGAATACGCAGACCAAGCTCATTGCGCGTGCGGGCGAGCCCTTTGTGGCCGGCCGCTCCGGATCGCTCTCGGCGCAGATTGTGTCCGATGTGCGTGAGGCTTTATTCGAGAAGCGGCTGAAGCCGGGCGAGCCGATCGGCACCGAGAAGGATCTGGCGGCGCGCTATGGCGTGAGCCGCATCGTCGCGCGCGATGCGTTGCGCACGCTGCAGGCGTTGGGCATTGCCGAGATCCGCATGGGCAAAGGCGGAGGAGCGCGAGTCGCACGCGGCAATCCGCGGCTGTTCGCCGAGGCGCTTGCCGTGCAGCTCGATCTCACCGGTGTCAGCGCGGCGGAGGTCATGGATGCGCAGCGCGCGATCGAGGCGCTGGCCGCGGAACTTGCGGCCGAGCATGCGACGGCCGCCGATCATGCGCGATTGAAGCGGTTGCTGGCGGAAGCGGAAAGCATCATCGACAATGGTGATGCGTATACCCGCTCATGCCGCGAGTTCCATCTCGCCATCACCGAGGCGTCGCATAACCGCGTGCTGGTGGTGCAGTTCATCTCGCTCAATCACATCTCATGGCCGGCGCATAACCGCACGCTGACGCCCGAAGTCGCGCGGCGTGTGCTTGCCGTGCACAAGGAATTGGCGTCGCTGATCGAGATGCGCGACGCCGCCGGCGCGCGAAAGCTCATGGACGACCATGTGAAGATGATCCGGGCGCGGCGCGTGTCCGAACGCGATCATCCGCACGACGGCTGCTGCTGA
- a CDS encoding ABC transporter ATP-binding protein has translation MTQALLQLKGVRAGYGDAVVLNDISLEVADKSSLAVLGRNGVGKSTLLLTIMGFTRMTRGQIHWHGEDITHVAPFRRARGGIGWVAQEREIFPSLTVEENLTVTARPGHWTLERIYDLLPRMKERRGNKGNQLSGGEQQMLALGRALLTNPSLLLLDEPFEGLAPIIVEELAAAIRRMLAEQGTAFILVEQHAQMALALTENAVVLERGDIVHRARSDDLWKDHATLDRLIGLKVAEAH, from the coding sequence ATGACGCAAGCCTTGCTGCAGCTCAAGGGCGTGCGCGCCGGCTATGGCGACGCCGTGGTGCTGAACGACATCTCGCTCGAGGTCGCCGACAAGAGCAGCCTTGCCGTGCTCGGCCGCAACGGCGTCGGCAAGTCGACATTGCTGCTGACCATCATGGGCTTCACGCGCATGACGCGCGGCCAGATCCATTGGCATGGTGAAGACATCACCCACGTTGCGCCATTCAGGCGCGCGCGCGGCGGCATCGGCTGGGTGGCACAGGAGCGCGAGATCTTTCCGTCACTGACGGTCGAGGAAAATCTCACCGTGACGGCGCGGCCGGGGCACTGGACGCTGGAACGCATTTACGACCTGCTGCCGCGCATGAAGGAACGCCGCGGCAACAAGGGCAATCAATTGTCCGGCGGCGAGCAGCAGATGCTGGCGCTCGGCCGCGCGCTTCTGACCAATCCGTCGCTGCTGTTGCTCGACGAACCGTTCGAAGGGCTCGCGCCGATCATCGTCGAGGAGCTGGCGGCCGCGATCCGCCGCATGCTGGCCGAACAGGGCACGGCCTTCATTCTGGTCGAACAGCATGCGCAGATGGCGTTGGCGCTGACCGAGAATGCCGTGGTGCTCGAGCGCGGCGATATCGTGCATCGCGCGCGCTCGGACGATCTGTGGAAGGACCACGCCACGCTCGATCGCCTGATCGGGCTGAAGGTGGCGGAAGCGCACTGA
- a CDS encoding ABC transporter substrate-binding protein, protein MTTNHKFIIQPHFRLQEWIAEEKGYFRDEGLDYIFREEVKSSDGKVHDKGQKVGAYQSFEEGRKSDVSCACHWTVNVAAASGHGRLNRDVYSVAPSGIFVAPDSAIKTPADLAGVPISVGFQSGSHYASIQALETYMPKDQINLSFNDGMLFKRMELLLDGKIPAATLFSGPYYLAEQLGFRKIMDNTFMIANMIHGDPDPEDLRKYFTALKRAQRDLDLRPELYTHYYTNEFPVRWHEVMDTRRWGPGERIVFEPYTEETFNVSRDWIATHDIFEGGDLGKKRYEDATVSVM, encoded by the coding sequence ATGACGACCAATCACAAGTTCATCATCCAGCCGCACTTCCGGCTGCAGGAATGGATCGCCGAGGAGAAGGGTTACTTCAGGGACGAGGGGCTCGATTACATCTTCCGCGAGGAGGTGAAATCTTCCGACGGCAAGGTCCACGACAAGGGCCAGAAGGTCGGCGCCTATCAGTCGTTCGAGGAAGGCCGCAAATCCGACGTGAGCTGCGCCTGCCACTGGACGGTGAATGTCGCGGCGGCGTCCGGCCATGGCCGGCTCAATCGCGATGTCTATTCGGTCGCGCCGTCGGGCATTTTCGTCGCGCCGGATTCAGCCATCAAGACGCCGGCGGATCTCGCCGGGGTGCCGATCTCGGTCGGCTTCCAGTCCGGCAGCCATTACGCCTCGATCCAGGCGCTGGAAACCTACATGCCGAAGGACCAGATCAACCTGTCGTTCAACGACGGCATGCTGTTCAAGCGCATGGAGCTCTTACTCGACGGCAAGATCCCGGCCGCGACCTTGTTCTCCGGGCCGTATTACCTCGCCGAGCAGCTCGGCTTCCGCAAGATCATGGACAACACCTTCATGATCGCCAACATGATCCACGGCGATCCCGATCCGGAGGACCTGCGCAAATACTTCACCGCATTGAAGCGTGCGCAGCGCGATCTCGACCTGCGGCCGGAACTCTACACGCACTATTACACGAACGAATTCCCGGTGCGCTGGCACGAGGTGATGGATACGCGCCGCTGGGGTCCGGGCGAACGCATCGTGTTCGAGCCCTATACGGAAGAGACCTTCAATGTTTCGCGCGACTGGATCGCCACCCACGATATCTTTGAAGGCGGCGATCTCGGCAAGAAGCGCTATGAGGATGCGACGGTCAGCGTGATGTAG
- a CDS encoding ABC transporter substrate-binding protein — protein MFRILAALIIASAATTASAQATKVKIGFVNTFSGPNAFIGNDERDGFELALDHLGRKMGGLDVEMIYEDDQMKPDVGRQVTEKLIQSNKVDFISGFNWSNVLLASLKPAVDSGTFLISGNAGPSQIAGELCSPFFFSTSWQNDQTPMALGETLNQRGVKRLYILAPNYAAGKDMAAGVKKTFKGEIIGEDYTRWPGNVDFSAELSKVRAAKPDAVWVFYPGQAGAQFFQQYSQAGLKEQIPLYSVFTVDALTLPFIKDLALGHLSTQSWVQDIDNPVNKRFVADFRKKYKRYPSYYSAQHYDAAMLIDSAVRAVKGNLADKDGIRNAMRKADFTSVRGKFAYNKNHFPVQDFYLQEVIKDDAGEHTMRKIGVVLQNHKDSFAEKCSMTW, from the coding sequence ATGTTTCGGATTTTAGCTGCGTTGATCATTGCGTCTGCGGCCACCACGGCTTCGGCGCAAGCAACGAAGGTCAAGATCGGATTTGTGAATACTTTCAGCGGTCCGAATGCCTTCATTGGCAACGATGAGAGAGATGGATTTGAGCTCGCTCTTGACCATCTCGGACGCAAGATGGGCGGTCTCGATGTCGAGATGATTTATGAAGACGATCAGATGAAACCGGACGTGGGCCGGCAGGTGACGGAGAAATTGATCCAGTCCAACAAGGTCGATTTTATTTCGGGCTTTAACTGGTCGAATGTCCTTCTGGCATCGCTGAAGCCGGCGGTCGATTCAGGGACATTTCTCATCAGCGGCAACGCTGGTCCCTCACAAATCGCAGGCGAGCTTTGTTCGCCCTTCTTCTTTTCGACCTCCTGGCAGAATGATCAAACCCCAATGGCGCTTGGTGAGACGCTCAACCAGCGGGGCGTCAAACGTCTTTACATCCTTGCGCCCAATTACGCGGCCGGCAAGGACATGGCCGCCGGTGTGAAGAAAACATTCAAGGGTGAGATCATTGGAGAAGACTACACGAGATGGCCAGGTAACGTGGACTTCTCGGCGGAGTTGTCAAAGGTTCGGGCCGCGAAGCCGGATGCCGTGTGGGTCTTTTATCCGGGTCAGGCCGGGGCTCAGTTCTTTCAGCAATATTCCCAGGCAGGACTGAAGGAGCAGATTCCGCTCTATAGTGTGTTCACGGTCGATGCGCTGACCTTGCCGTTCATCAAGGATCTTGCATTGGGTCATCTGAGCACCCAGTCGTGGGTGCAGGATATCGACAACCCGGTCAATAAACGCTTCGTTGCGGATTTTCGTAAGAAGTATAAGCGCTACCCATCTTACTATTCCGCACAGCACTACGATGCGGCCATGCTGATTGATAGCGCTGTCAGGGCGGTGAAGGGAAACCTCGCTGATAAAGACGGGATCCGCAATGCCATGCGCAAAGCAGACTTTACCTCAGTGCGTGGCAAGTTCGCCTATAACAAGAATCATTTTCCTGTTCAGGACTTTTACTTGCAGGAGGTGATCAAGGACGATGCCGGTGAGCACACCATGCGGAAGATCGGAGTCGTTCTTCAAAACCACAAAGACTCCTTTGCCGAAAAGTGCTCCATGACCTGGTAG
- a CDS encoding RES family NAD+ phosphorylase gives MSSSISTPDALLSNAHRASGTCWRVIEAQHRVSTMKITDTHAEQELLENLIEQSKPSLPPECKGLHYLLATPFRYGAPYPHGSRFRRAGLTPGVFYASKQVETAIAETAFWRLLFYADSPDTPWPSNAGEYTAFAVQYATSRAIDLTRPPLDARNDEWMHPTKLDACQTLAERAREANIEAIRYASVRDPKHRLNVALLTCHAFSVKQETARQTWRIHLGANGVRTQCEMPKLLIDFDRKVFASDPRIAKMTWER, from the coding sequence ATGTCATCCAGTATCTCGACGCCCGACGCGCTCCTGTCTAACGCACACCGCGCCTCCGGCACCTGCTGGCGTGTGATCGAGGCGCAGCACCGCGTCTCGACGATGAAGATCACCGATACGCACGCCGAGCAGGAGCTGCTTGAAAACCTGATCGAGCAGAGCAAGCCGAGCCTGCCGCCGGAATGCAAGGGGCTGCATTATCTCCTGGCGACACCGTTCCGCTATGGCGCGCCCTATCCGCATGGATCGCGCTTTCGCCGCGCTGGACTCACGCCCGGCGTGTTCTATGCTTCGAAGCAGGTGGAAACCGCGATTGCCGAGACAGCGTTCTGGCGATTGCTGTTCTATGCCGATTCACCCGACACGCCGTGGCCTTCGAACGCCGGTGAATATACCGCTTTCGCGGTTCAATATGCGACCAGCCGGGCGATCGATCTGACACGACCGCCACTCGATGCACGGAACGATGAGTGGATGCATCCGACCAAGCTTGATGCGTGTCAGACGCTGGCTGAAAGGGCGCGTGAAGCAAATATCGAGGCGATCCGCTACGCGTCGGTGCGCGATCCGAAGCATCGGCTGAATGTCGCATTGCTCACCTGCCACGCGTTCTCGGTGAAACAGGAAACGGCGCGGCAGACCTGGCGCATCCATCTCGGCGCAAACGGCGTGCGCACGCAATGCGAGATGCCGAAACTGTTGATTGATTTCGATCGCAAGGTTTTTGCGAGCGATCCGCGTATCGCGAAGATGACGTGGGAGAGGTGA
- a CDS encoding MarR family winged helix-turn-helix transcriptional regulator, with amino-acid sequence MTMDVIYSKPGHLIRRAHQIVVGMFMEECAEFDITPVQYACLAALNEHPGIDATRISYLIAFDRSTLGQVLERLEAKGLIERTGSPHDKRVKLVKLTREGARLLAAVEPCVRRAMKRLLGRLPVEEQRNFMRTLTLLVELNNEYSRAPLRVVSSNE; translated from the coding sequence ATGACGATGGACGTGATCTATTCAAAGCCGGGACATCTTATCCGCCGCGCTCACCAGATCGTGGTGGGAATGTTTATGGAGGAGTGCGCGGAGTTCGACATCACGCCGGTCCAGTACGCGTGTCTGGCCGCGCTGAATGAACATCCGGGGATTGATGCCACCCGGATTTCTTACTTGATCGCCTTCGATCGCTCGACGCTTGGCCAGGTTTTGGAGCGGCTTGAAGCCAAGGGCTTAATCGAGCGTACGGGAAGCCCTCACGACAAGCGGGTGAAGCTGGTGAAACTCACGCGGGAGGGCGCTCGTCTCCTTGCCGCTGTTGAGCCCTGCGTCCGCAGAGCCATGAAACGTCTTCTGGGCAGACTTCCCGTTGAGGAGCAGCGGAATTTTATGCGCACGCTCACACTCCTCGTCGAGCTGAACAATGAGTATTCGCGCGCACCGCTGCGCGTGGTGTCCAGCAACGAGTAA
- a CDS encoding ABC transporter ATP-binding protein, which produces MTVPALATRNINKRFGQLVVARDISISVPRGERYALIGPNGAGKTTLINLMTGMITPDSGQIMLGETDITHLKPDQRVKRGLVRTFQINTLFPNLSALESVTLAICERNKEAGTWWKALPSYRNDADEAYEILKSLRLGDHAYRPTRELAYGQQRLLEIALALASKPQVLLLDEPAAGVPPEESAELFSVIAELSKDISVLFIEHDMNVVFRFASRIIVMVGGAILLEGTPKEISTDPRVREVYLGGAHP; this is translated from the coding sequence ATGACCGTGCCGGCTCTCGCCACACGCAACATCAACAAGCGTTTCGGCCAGCTTGTCGTCGCGCGCGATATCAGCATTTCGGTGCCGCGCGGCGAACGCTATGCGCTGATCGGTCCGAACGGCGCCGGCAAGACCACGCTGATCAATCTGATGACCGGCATGATCACGCCTGACAGCGGCCAGATCATGCTGGGCGAGACCGACATCACGCATCTGAAGCCGGACCAGCGCGTGAAGCGCGGCCTGGTTCGCACCTTCCAGATCAACACGCTGTTTCCCAACCTCTCCGCGCTGGAATCGGTGACGCTGGCGATCTGCGAGCGCAACAAGGAAGCCGGCACGTGGTGGAAGGCGCTGCCGTCCTATCGCAACGACGCCGACGAAGCCTACGAGATTTTGAAGTCGCTGCGGCTTGGCGATCATGCCTATCGGCCGACGCGCGAACTGGCCTATGGCCAGCAGCGCCTTCTCGAGATCGCACTGGCGCTGGCCTCGAAACCGCAGGTGCTGCTGCTCGACGAGCCGGCCGCCGGTGTGCCGCCGGAAGAAAGCGCCGAATTGTTTTCGGTGATTGCCGAACTTTCCAAGGATATCTCGGTGCTGTTCATCGAGCACGACATGAACGTGGTGTTCCGCTTCGCCAGCCGCATCATCGTGATGGTCGGCGGCGCCATTCTGCTTGAAGGCACACCGAAGGAAATCTCGACCGATCCGCGCGTGCGCGAGGTCTATCTCGGCGGAGCGCATCCATGA
- a CDS encoding SDR family NAD(P)-dependent oxidoreductase, whose protein sequence is MSKLAGKVAFVTGGSRGIGAAIVEALAKDGADVAFSYARSSEKAQLMVAKIEKLGRRGLAIAADNMEPGSVEKAVAQTVAAFGRIDILVNNAGIFRVVSPETMTLADFDETIAVNVRAALFATKAAVAHMGEGGRVISIGSNLAERTPSPGLSLYSLSKAALVGMTKALARDLGPRNITVNIVHPGSTNTDMNPEDGEHADQQRSLMAIPRFADAQEVAGLVAWLAGPDSRAVTGTALTIDGGANI, encoded by the coding sequence ATGTCCAAACTCGCAGGAAAGGTGGCGTTCGTGACCGGCGGCAGCCGCGGCATCGGCGCGGCGATCGTGGAGGCGCTGGCGAAAGATGGCGCCGACGTCGCTTTCAGCTATGCGCGTTCGTCCGAGAAGGCGCAGTTGATGGTAGCAAAGATCGAAAAGCTCGGCCGTCGCGGATTGGCGATCGCAGCCGACAATATGGAACCGGGATCGGTCGAGAAGGCGGTGGCGCAGACCGTCGCCGCGTTCGGCCGCATCGACATTCTGGTCAACAATGCCGGCATCTTCCGGGTTGTGTCACCGGAAACCATGACCCTCGCCGATTTCGACGAAACCATCGCGGTCAATGTGCGCGCGGCGCTGTTTGCGACCAAGGCGGCGGTCGCGCATATGGGCGAGGGCGGGCGTGTCATCTCGATCGGCAGCAATCTTGCCGAGCGCACGCCATCGCCAGGCTTGAGCCTCTATTCGCTCAGCAAGGCGGCTTTGGTTGGCATGACCAAGGCGCTGGCGCGCGATCTTGGACCGCGCAACATCACCGTCAATATCGTGCATCCGGGCTCCACCAACACCGACATGAATCCGGAAGATGGCGAACATGCCGATCAGCAACGCAGCTTGATGGCGATCCCGCGCTTTGCCGATGCGCAGGAAGTTGCCGGCCTTGTCGCATGGCTGGCGGGTCCGGATTCGCGTGCAGTCACCGGCACCGCCCTGACCATCGATGGCGGCGCGAATATATGA
- a CDS encoding MFS transporter, which produces MTTASETGVPRTAARARDMAAAITLLAVAMAIIVTSEFIAVGLLPAMARDLQISLSEAGRFVAWFAISAAVLGPLLTIVAGRREPRFVIILTLIVYAFGNLVIAWVPDDRIIVLVRVIQGAMLPVFISVGNAAVARLAGAGREGKAISLVNIGTITAIVFAVPAGTALADRTGWPFCFLLLAGLAIVAAIVTGMRFPRLDGGKPVSARAQVALLASPAFLAHLLLSTVLFTAMFSAYTYLAGFLQSAAGFDGAQTAIALFGFGAAGLFGNLVAGWAVDRAMMMATMGLVALLALTNAMVSLTGGQLAWLVPLLAIWGVAHGAAFVLCQVRVMRAGVDAPAFALSLNIAVCNLGIALGALVGGWVVADYGVTAIGYGGAAFALLALAVTVTIGMTRRL; this is translated from the coding sequence ATGACAACAGCGTCGGAAACTGGCGTGCCGCGGACGGCCGCCCGCGCACGCGACATGGCGGCCGCGATCACTCTCCTTGCCGTTGCAATGGCCATCATCGTCACCAGCGAATTCATCGCCGTCGGTTTGCTGCCGGCGATGGCGCGGGATCTTCAGATTTCGCTCAGCGAGGCCGGGCGTTTTGTCGCCTGGTTCGCGATCTCGGCGGCGGTGCTCGGCCCGCTTCTGACGATCGTTGCTGGCCGACGCGAACCGCGCTTCGTCATCATCCTGACGCTTATCGTCTACGCGTTCGGGAATTTGGTGATCGCATGGGTGCCGGATGACAGGATCATCGTTCTTGTCCGTGTGATCCAGGGCGCGATGCTTCCGGTCTTCATCAGCGTCGGCAATGCGGCTGTCGCACGGCTGGCTGGGGCAGGCCGCGAGGGCAAGGCGATCTCGCTCGTCAATATCGGCACCATTACGGCCATCGTCTTTGCTGTGCCGGCGGGCACTGCACTTGCCGATCGCACCGGCTGGCCCTTCTGTTTTCTCCTTCTTGCGGGTCTTGCGATTGTTGCGGCGATTGTCACGGGTATGCGCTTTCCGCGTTTGGATGGCGGCAAGCCGGTCTCCGCGCGCGCACAAGTCGCCCTGCTCGCAAGTCCTGCATTTCTCGCCCACTTGCTGCTGTCGACCGTTCTCTTTACGGCGATGTTCAGCGCCTACACCTATCTCGCCGGTTTTCTTCAGAGCGCCGCGGGTTTCGACGGTGCGCAGACTGCCATAGCTCTCTTCGGTTTCGGTGCTGCAGGGCTATTTGGCAATCTTGTCGCGGGATGGGCGGTCGATCGTGCGATGATGATGGCGACCATGGGGCTGGTGGCGCTGCTGGCGCTGACCAATGCGATGGTCTCGCTCACTGGCGGCCAGCTTGCATGGCTGGTGCCGCTGCTTGCCATCTGGGGCGTGGCACATGGCGCGGCTTTCGTCCTCTGTCAGGTGCGTGTCATGCGCGCTGGGGTGGACGCGCCGGCTTTCGCCTTGTCGCTCAACATTGCGGTGTGCAATTTGGGAATTGCCTTGGGCGCGCTCGTCGGCGGCTGGGTTGTCGCTGACTATGGTGTGACCGCCATCGGTTATGGCGGCGCGGCTTTCGCGCTTCTCGCATTGGCGGTGACCGTAACAATCGGGATGACGCGAAGGCTTTGA
- a CDS encoding cytochrome P450 — protein MTTVMDADLERITAQFDPLSEDYLADPYPHISEARGVAPVFYSEKLDHWVVTRYDLIRQIFLNPQIFSAANANSPVLPPCPRAAKALEEGGFRYVPTMTNVDPPAHTRVRRIANAAFTPKRVAELENFIRETTIRFCNERFQNGRADLVRDLAWELPVLVLFRILGIGDDQVPRVKKGSWNRILFIYGRPRSEADQVSAAEGLAEFWRYAEALVEERTREPRDDFTSALTWATDSDGQRLTREEAATLVLNLLFAGHETTTGLLGNSFNRLLGDRDAWQAIRADPTLIPNAVEEVLRLDSSVIAWRRRTTQATSIADVPIPPNAKLLLLLASANRDPEVFPDPDRFDIRRPNAKDHLSFGHGVHLCLGRPLARLQAKVVLEEVSARFPSMRLSPDVTLEFPPNVSFRGPLSLPVVWNT, from the coding sequence ATGACAACTGTAATGGATGCTGATCTGGAGCGCATAACCGCGCAATTTGATCCGCTGAGCGAGGACTATCTCGCAGACCCCTATCCTCATATCTCGGAAGCCAGAGGGGTGGCGCCAGTCTTCTACAGCGAGAAGCTCGATCACTGGGTGGTGACGCGATACGACCTTATTCGACAGATTTTCCTGAATCCGCAGATCTTCTCGGCCGCGAACGCCAATTCGCCGGTCTTGCCGCCTTGTCCCCGGGCTGCGAAAGCGCTGGAGGAGGGCGGGTTTCGGTACGTGCCCACGATGACGAATGTCGATCCGCCGGCACACACGCGCGTCCGTCGCATCGCCAATGCGGCCTTTACGCCGAAGCGCGTCGCCGAGCTGGAGAATTTTATTCGGGAAACCACCATCCGCTTTTGCAATGAGCGGTTTCAAAACGGTCGCGCAGATCTGGTGCGTGACCTTGCGTGGGAGCTGCCGGTTCTTGTGTTGTTTCGCATCCTCGGGATCGGTGATGATCAGGTTCCCCGGGTCAAGAAGGGCTCTTGGAATCGCATTCTCTTCATTTACGGCCGGCCGCGGAGCGAAGCCGATCAAGTCAGTGCCGCCGAGGGACTGGCCGAGTTCTGGCGATACGCGGAGGCACTGGTGGAAGAAAGAACGCGCGAGCCACGTGACGATTTCACCAGCGCACTGACATGGGCCACGGACAGCGACGGACAGCGCCTGACACGCGAAGAAGCCGCGACCCTCGTTCTGAATCTGCTGTTTGCGGGCCATGAAACCACGACGGGGCTGCTCGGTAACTCGTTCAACCGGCTATTGGGCGACCGCGACGCATGGCAGGCGATCCGTGCCGATCCGACGCTCATTCCGAATGCGGTGGAGGAAGTGCTGCGGCTGGATTCGTCCGTGATCGCCTGGCGGCGGCGGACGACACAGGCGACGTCGATTGCCGATGTTCCAATTCCGCCCAACGCCAAGCTTCTTTTGCTGCTGGCCTCCGCAAACAGGGACCCGGAGGTTTTCCCGGACCCTGACCGCTTCGACATTCGGCGTCCGAATGCCAAGGATCATCTGTCTTTCGGACATGGCGTGCACCTTTGCCTGGGCAGACCACTCGCGCGTCTGCAGGCCAAGGTCGTGCTTGAGGAAGTATCTGCGCGCTTTCCCAGCATGCGGTTGTCTCCAGATGTGACACTGGAATTTCCACCGAACGTATCGTTCAGGGGGCCGCTGTCGCTGCCTGTTGTTTGGAACACATGA
- a CDS encoding MbcA/ParS/Xre antitoxin family protein, which translates to MRTKSAPQSAPDEATVVTKAALRAADRLGIRNTVLARIVGVSEPTVSRMRRGDYLLTRDQKPFELAVLFIRLYRSLDAIVDGDDTVAQSWMQNENAALNGRPLTLIQSVAGLINVIQYLDARRAPV; encoded by the coding sequence ATGAGGACCAAAAGCGCCCCCCAATCCGCCCCCGATGAAGCCACGGTCGTGACCAAGGCCGCGTTGCGCGCCGCCGACCGTCTCGGCATCAGGAACACGGTGTTGGCCCGCATTGTCGGCGTATCGGAGCCGACCGTCTCGCGCATGCGCCGCGGCGATTACCTGCTGACGAGGGATCAGAAGCCATTCGAACTCGCCGTCTTGTTCATCCGGCTCTATCGCTCGCTGGACGCGATCGTCGATGGCGACGACACCGTCGCACAAAGCTGGATGCAGAACGAGAACGCGGCCTTGAATGGCCGTCCGCTGACGCTCATCCAATCCGTGGCCGGTCTGATCAATGTCATCCAGTATCTCGACGCCCGACGCGCTCCTGTCTAA